In one window of Spartinivicinus marinus DNA:
- a CDS encoding GvpL/GvpF family gas vesicle protein — MAEEAADLTLLTDEAIYLYGFILPHALPVPIKVLGISEAPVIIYYQQQLAAVISKVSIDVFTGSAAEQRLQDPEWLTQQAYQHEQVVEQVWQHVPIYPVRFATLFSSTRQLAEQMACQQHSIKQCLTKFALCNEWAVKGFLDRQQAQTALWEITCQQQQSTLSHSAGIRHLQEQRLRRELGKQVNQWLNGTCQTFTSELSALAREWCQRKVMTKQAELPDGSQVETILNLAFLVDTLQQDNFLQKIAENNSRWQEYGLQFSCTRWPPYSFCRTTFTSESLNVAS; from the coding sequence ATGGCTGAAGAAGCTGCGGATTTAACATTATTAACTGATGAAGCTATTTATTTATATGGTTTTATCCTGCCTCACGCATTACCTGTGCCAATTAAAGTATTGGGGATTAGCGAGGCCCCAGTTATTATTTATTATCAGCAGCAACTCGCGGCGGTTATCAGCAAGGTGTCAATTGATGTATTTACTGGATCAGCAGCTGAGCAGCGATTACAAGATCCAGAGTGGTTGACTCAACAGGCTTATCAGCATGAACAAGTAGTGGAGCAAGTGTGGCAGCATGTGCCTATTTACCCCGTGCGCTTTGCTACCTTGTTTTCGTCTACCCGTCAGCTAGCTGAGCAAATGGCTTGCCAGCAACACAGCATTAAACAATGTTTAACTAAGTTTGCCCTATGTAATGAATGGGCTGTGAAAGGGTTTCTTGATAGGCAACAAGCACAGACAGCACTGTGGGAAATCACTTGTCAGCAACAGCAGTCAACACTTTCTCATTCGGCAGGTATACGGCACTTGCAGGAGCAGCGTTTACGTAGGGAGCTTGGCAAACAAGTTAATCAATGGTTAAACGGCACTTGTCAGACATTTACTAGTGAATTATCGGCACTGGCTAGAGAGTGGTGCCAACGAAAAGTGATGACAAAACAAGCGGAATTACCTGATGGTAGTCAAGTAGAAACGATATTGAATCTGGCGTTTTTAGTTGATACTTTGCAGCAAGACAACTTTTTGCAAAAAATAGCAGAGAATAATAGCCGTTGGCAGGAATATGGCCTGCAATTCAGCTGTACTCGCTGGCCACCCTATAGTTTTTGTCGAACCACGTTTACTTCTGAGTCACTCAACGTGGCCTCATGA
- a CDS encoding Hsp20/alpha crystallin family protein, producing MAKDNERGGAGMHFGGILEGLNGLVDKLTDLAEAGETLKRTGEMEFEIKEGQEAKGVFGFSVKMGLGEQGDSEVQVEPFGNVYRNKKTGKTEIKDVREPLVDIFEEEDHVLLVGEMPGINQHDLILELKDDILILAAERGDKKYRKEMLLPEKFSDDSMSVRVKNGVVEIKLERVSTPT from the coding sequence ATGGCAAAGGATAATGAGCGTGGTGGCGCTGGTATGCATTTTGGCGGCATTCTGGAAGGCTTAAATGGGTTGGTGGATAAACTGACAGATCTGGCGGAAGCCGGTGAAACATTGAAACGTACTGGTGAAATGGAGTTTGAGATCAAGGAAGGCCAAGAGGCAAAAGGTGTTTTTGGCTTTTCAGTAAAAATGGGACTCGGAGAGCAAGGTGACTCGGAAGTACAGGTTGAGCCTTTTGGTAATGTCTATCGTAATAAAAAAACAGGTAAAACCGAAATAAAAGACGTGCGTGAACCTTTAGTTGATATTTTTGAAGAAGAAGATCATGTCTTGTTGGTAGGGGAGATGCCCGGTATCAACCAGCATGATTTAATACTGGAATTGAAAGATGATATTTTAATCTTGGCTGCTGAACGGGGTGATAAAAAATACCGTAAAGAAATGTTATTACCTGAAAAATTTAGTGACGACAGCATGAGCGTCAGAGTTAAAAACGGGGTGGTTGAAATTAAGTTAGAGCGAGTCAGTACCCCAACGTAA
- a CDS encoding CDC48 family AAA ATPase — protein sequence MEEQSDKEKTANKALTLKVAEALSKDVGRSFARMGPEDIKQLGMDVGDIVEIVGKRRTVAKLMPAYKEMRGKGQVQLDGITRQNAGVKLDEQLTIQPVRARHAERLVIAPITFTPKQRDLDYICNLVDGLPVMEGDRIHVPLFGRGSADFRVQSTVPRGAVLINPTTELSVGKSQENEPTITASYEDVGGLKNQLHRIREMIELPLRYPEVFERLGIDAPKGVLLHGPPGCGKTLIARIIAQETEANFFSVSGPEIVHKFYGESEAALRKVFEQASKKGPSIVFLDEIDAIAPRRDQVTGEVEKRVVAQLLALMDGLNKRNNVIVIAATNLPNALDPALRRPGRFDREIAIPIPDRHGRLAILEIHSRGMPLADDVDITQLADSSHGFVGADLEALCREAAMIALRRILPDINFTLEEIPSEQLLNLQVQMDDFLAAMCEVEPSAIREVFVEVPDVHWDDVGGMEKVKKHLKEAVEWPLKYPELFQQAGVNPPKGLLLGGPPGVGKTLVAQAVANESGVNFISVKGPALMSKYVGESERAVREVFHKARQAAPCIIFFDEIDSLVPARSAAGTDSHVSERVLSQFLAEMDGIDELKGVFVLGATNRTDLIDPAMLRPGRFDQVVEIGLPTAWDREQIFTIHLQSKPVVSSVSAASLADQAVDFSGADIAGVCNQAAIAAIRRAIASMDDSGEIQVSISEADFAAAMEEAWKHGHG from the coding sequence ATGGAAGAGCAGTCAGATAAGGAAAAAACCGCTAATAAAGCTTTAACGTTAAAAGTGGCAGAAGCGTTAAGCAAAGATGTCGGGCGCTCGTTTGCGCGGATGGGACCTGAAGATATCAAGCAGTTAGGCATGGATGTTGGCGATATTGTTGAAATTGTCGGTAAGCGTCGTACCGTTGCCAAGCTTATGCCTGCTTATAAAGAGATGCGGGGTAAAGGTCAGGTTCAGTTAGATGGCATTACCCGACAAAATGCGGGTGTTAAATTAGATGAGCAATTAACCATTCAACCGGTTAGGGCGCGTCATGCAGAGCGCTTGGTGATTGCGCCAATCACTTTTACGCCTAAACAACGTGACTTGGATTATATCTGCAATCTAGTGGATGGATTACCGGTTATGGAAGGCGACCGGATTCATGTTCCTTTATTTGGGCGAGGCTCTGCTGATTTTCGGGTGCAAAGCACTGTGCCACGAGGTGCTGTGCTGATAAACCCTACCACGGAATTAAGTGTTGGTAAGTCTCAGGAAAATGAACCCACAATTACAGCCTCTTATGAAGATGTTGGTGGTTTAAAAAATCAATTACATCGTATTCGTGAGATGATTGAATTACCTTTGCGTTACCCAGAAGTGTTTGAGCGCTTGGGTATCGATGCTCCTAAAGGTGTGTTACTCCATGGACCACCGGGTTGCGGTAAAACCTTAATAGCACGGATTATTGCTCAGGAAACAGAAGCTAATTTCTTTTCTGTCAGTGGCCCGGAAATCGTCCATAAGTTTTATGGCGAGAGTGAAGCGGCTTTACGCAAAGTATTTGAGCAAGCCAGTAAAAAAGGACCCAGTATCGTTTTTCTCGATGAAATTGATGCCATTGCTCCACGCCGTGATCAGGTGACAGGTGAAGTAGAAAAGCGCGTAGTTGCCCAGCTATTAGCGCTGATGGATGGACTTAATAAGCGCAATAATGTCATTGTAATTGCAGCGACTAACTTGCCTAATGCTCTTGATCCGGCTTTAAGGCGGCCAGGACGCTTTGATCGGGAAATTGCGATTCCAATTCCTGATCGTCATGGTCGATTGGCTATTTTAGAAATACATAGCCGTGGTATGCCATTAGCCGATGATGTCGATATTACACAGTTGGCAGATAGCAGTCATGGTTTTGTCGGTGCTGATTTAGAAGCCTTATGTCGTGAAGCAGCCATGATTGCTTTGCGTCGTATTTTGCCCGATATTAATTTTACTTTAGAGGAAATACCCTCGGAGCAACTGTTAAATCTCCAGGTACAAATGGATGACTTTTTAGCCGCCATGTGTGAAGTAGAACCTTCCGCTATCCGTGAAGTGTTTGTTGAAGTACCTGATGTACATTGGGATGATGTAGGGGGCATGGAAAAGGTTAAAAAACACCTTAAAGAAGCGGTTGAGTGGCCACTGAAATATCCAGAACTATTTCAGCAGGCTGGAGTGAATCCGCCTAAAGGACTACTTTTAGGTGGGCCACCTGGCGTGGGAAAAACGCTGGTGGCTCAAGCGGTGGCAAATGAAAGTGGAGTGAACTTCATTAGTGTGAAAGGCCCAGCGTTAATGTCCAAATACGTGGGTGAATCAGAGCGTGCAGTGCGAGAGGTTTTTCATAAAGCCCGGCAAGCAGCACCTTGTATTATATTTTTTGATGAAATTGATAGTTTGGTACCCGCGCGAAGTGCTGCAGGAACGGACTCTCATGTGTCAGAGCGGGTGTTGAGTCAGTTTTTAGCGGAAATGGATGGCATTGATGAGCTAAAAGGGGTTTTTGTTCTAGGGGCCACCAACCGTACCGATTTAATTGACCCTGCCATGTTAAGGCCTGGGCGATTTGATCAAGTGGTAGAAATTGGGTTACCGACTGCTTGGGATCGTGAGCAGATTTTTACTATTCATCTACAAAGCAAGCCTGTGGTATCCAGTGTATCAGCAGCTAGCTTAGCTGATCAGGCGGTAGACTTTAGTGGCGCAGACATTGCGGGGGTGTGTAATCAAGCGGCGATTGCTGCTATCCGACGTGCTATCGCCTCGATGGATGATTCAGGTGAGATACAAGTTTCTATTAGCGAAGCTGATTTTGCCGCTGCTATGGAAGAAGCCTGGAAGCATGGGCATGGCTGA
- a CDS encoding sigma-54-dependent transcriptional regulator: protein MAAAEPGNILIVDDDPDMCQMLCYLMKTHEHKATAVYNGFTALEKINSDWPDVMLVDVQMPEMTGIELLKRALQQRPELPVIMITGHAGIADAVAVMRAGAVDYISKPFNHEHVIRVIRCALEQGKQTVVKTGSAMEVETQLHQLMGPSQAIEHLAADVRRVAQTNFTVVLQGETGTGKSLLARTIHEASPRAKNPFVALDCGAIPESLLESELFGYEKGAFTGATRRKAGQFELAQGGTLFLDEVANLSLSSQMKLLCVLQDKVIFPVGGTSAIPVDVRLLAASNQDLRAIIGNGAFREDLYYRLNEFAINLPALRERSDDILFLAESFRKASNQELKKTVTGFSKGACCQLQAYDWPGNVRQLRTVVRRAVLLAEEMITEQHIQLDSQNDNDISQVIDKTLSYQGLSLKDIVKKHTACVERQVLTEVLAFTNGNKAEAARLLQVDYKTIHTKLKRYGIA, encoded by the coding sequence GTGGCAGCGGCTGAACCTGGCAATATATTAATTGTTGATGATGACCCTGATATGTGTCAGATGTTGTGTTATTTGATGAAAACCCATGAGCATAAAGCAACGGCCGTCTATAACGGTTTCACTGCGCTGGAAAAAATTAACTCGGACTGGCCCGATGTAATGCTGGTAGATGTACAAATGCCTGAAATGACAGGCATTGAGCTATTAAAACGGGCATTACAACAACGACCAGAGTTGCCGGTGATTATGATTACCGGGCACGCGGGTATTGCTGATGCAGTGGCAGTGATGCGGGCAGGTGCCGTGGACTATATTTCAAAACCATTTAACCATGAACATGTTATTCGGGTGATTCGCTGTGCTTTGGAGCAAGGCAAGCAAACAGTAGTTAAAACTGGCTCTGCAATGGAAGTAGAGACACAGCTTCATCAATTAATGGGACCCAGCCAGGCGATTGAACATTTAGCAGCTGATGTTAGACGAGTGGCGCAAACCAATTTTACCGTGGTGTTACAAGGTGAAACGGGCACGGGAAAGAGTTTATTAGCAAGAACTATTCATGAGGCCAGTCCACGAGCCAAAAATCCTTTTGTTGCGTTAGATTGTGGCGCTATTCCAGAAAGTCTATTGGAAAGTGAACTATTTGGTTATGAAAAAGGGGCATTTACTGGCGCTACCCGTCGTAAAGCTGGACAGTTTGAGTTAGCTCAAGGAGGTACTTTATTTTTAGATGAAGTGGCAAATTTGTCATTATCATCACAAATGAAATTATTATGTGTCTTGCAAGATAAAGTTATTTTTCCTGTGGGTGGTACCAGCGCTATTCCTGTGGATGTAAGATTATTAGCTGCTTCTAACCAAGATTTACGTGCCATTATAGGGAATGGTGCATTTAGAGAAGATCTTTATTATCGGCTGAATGAGTTTGCTATTAATCTACCAGCTTTGAGAGAACGTTCAGACGATATTTTATTTTTGGCGGAAAGTTTTCGTAAAGCATCTAATCAAGAGTTGAAAAAAACAGTTACAGGGTTTTCTAAAGGTGCTTGCTGTCAACTTCAAGCCTATGATTGGCCTGGCAATGTCCGGCAATTGCGGACTGTTGTGCGGCGAGCCGTATTGTTAGCAGAAGAGATGATTACTGAGCAACATATCCAGCTGGATTCACAAAACGATAATGATATATCGCAGGTCATTGATAAAACATTGTCCTATCAGGGTCTTTCCTTGAAAGACATTGTAAAAAAGCATACGGCATGTGTTGAAAGGCAAGTATTAACTGAGGTGTTAGCGTTTACCAATGGTAATAAAGCAGAAGCGGCACGTTTACTTCAGGTGGACTACAAAACAATTCATACTAAGCTAAAAAGATATGGAATAGCATAA